In the Populus nigra chromosome 2, ddPopNigr1.1, whole genome shotgun sequence genome, TCTATTTATCTTGGGAAACCCAACACTTGTATGGTCACATTAAAGTCCCAAGGCTGGTGTGAGTCAAATCGGTGCATCATTTTAATACGAAAAAGAAATTACTCGGTGTGTTTGCTTAATTCATATGGGTGAATCAGAGTAGCCATACTAGAACTCTACAAACATCGCAGCTGCAAGTTAACGCATCACAATTCACAACAGTTTAAGGCTGAACGTCCCAAAACTGCACACCAAGAGCCTAACTCGGCATTTAAAAAGACACCAACGGCTGTTTAGCACCACCAGGAACCAAAAAGTATGCCCATGCCTTAAAACCCTAACCAGAGAAAGTAACAACAACTCCACCTGGTTAGCCTGGGCTCACACTTCCCTGTGTCCATGATTTTCAAATCTCAAATTCTTATAGACAAGCCTCAGGAGGATTAAAATCATCAAGAATGCGATAACCACAGACAGATAGGTTTACTAGACTATGAACTAAAGCTGCCTCACTGAATTCTACCAAAAATCTAAGACAACCTTATCCTCGGCATTCGTCATAACCCGCTTGGTTTGGCTTTCTGACTTGATTAATAACTAGATTATGTGACCAATGATGATAAACCTaggaatcaaatcaaacatcaaaAGTCCCAAATAAACATTCATTCAAATATCACAGAAAACCCAAACTTTCACAGAAATTAATCACCAAAACCCGCTTTAATCGTTGCATTCAAAACCCAGACATTCAATTTAAAGAGAGAGAATCAACATACATCAATTACTAAAGCTGTAAATCCAAATCCCTAAACAGAGACTAAAAATGAAACGCAGCATAAATTAACAATCTCTAACCGGATCGGATCTACTTGGGTGGAGCAGGGCCAACGGGCGGGGCACCAAGAAGGCTTTGCTGCTGGAGCTCGAGCTCGTTGAGTTGCTGCTCACGGTCCATCTCGATAATCAAAGGAACGGCCAGGATTAAGAAAGTGGTCCCGGCAATCCAGGCGGCCTTGCCTGTGCTTTTAAGAAGCTTTTTGGCGACAAAAACGGCGTCGGAGGCTGCTTGCTTTCCTTTAGATACGATTTGAGTGTTGTTGATTTTAGCCAGGATGTTTGGTTCCTGCTTTGAAGAGCCTCGCCGGTCCGGGAGTGAGAGTCCGCCTCTTCGAGACTGCGAAGCCATGGTCGATGACAGGTAAGCAGCACCAGGAGTACCAGCAGCGGCAGCAGGGTTTCGGGTTGATTAAGGGTTTTATGTGTTCCAGACTCAGCTTTTGCTACTGCCTTGTCCTGCCAAATTACCCTAATATCCTTGgaattaatcaaataacaaGGGAATCTGGAGGATTATCCAGAAAATGACGATAAGGCTAAAATCTAGATTAGTCAGCCACTCTAAATTTATTGATTCTAAATTagtccaaaaaaaataacttactgTTCACCTAAATATGATGCGACtagatcatttttaaaaaaaaataaaaaataatatttaagctatatagaaaatattttataatgtaattaaatttgtttcagtgaattaattttaaaatattttaacctaACTTATAAGTTTGTCATCtcgattttaaattaaatagtataaaaattactttaatgtgatctaatcaatttaatggcttcaaaaataacttcaatgattagtaaaaacattatttgacttcaaaaaaatcttcaagataatattttaaaaaaaaaattgaaacaatgaTATATTAAACCGACTTGGGTTTCGTAACTTCACTCATCAAACTCGTGATCGGAATCATGGACTCCatcagatttaataattttattttttaaaactattttttatttaattatacgataataaaaatagacacttgCAAAACTAAGTACCTACCAAATGTTAagatgtttgtttgagattgtaataactttgtaaaaaaaccaaaagaaattatgaagaccaatttaaaattaaaaaaatactgaaagagaaaattgaaaaaaacaataaaaattcaatgttgaatgatgaaattataaaaaaaaatcagagaaaaaagaaagatgtcaGGCAATCGAGCTTAGGTGGTGCctctacttttaaaaattaaaaaaattatcttaatcatCTTATAGTTAGgtcattttttacttttactCCATTTTTTAAGAGTAAGTTTATACcttaaagtttataaaattttatatcccCACTCAtgagcattaaaaaaatcaacaaaaaatgagATTATTTACAAGATTGtcattatatttcaattaataactaaaaaacctttatattaaatattacaactTTACCATCAAACTAATAATTACTACTTTACCACCAAACTAATATTATAACCTtgccaaatattaaaaaaaaaactttcacagatgaaatttcaatgaaaaaaatcattatcattaaGCTTCCTCATtctaatcatcatcatcatcctcatcaatATCATCAACAAAAGCAACATTCATCCTTTCCTCGTACCCTCCTCTTTTACAAACATTCAAAAACACCATATCATTTTCATTATCATCCATTACAACTAGAGCAAAGAatggaatataatttataattatattctttttcaaaattacatATTATTGTTCTTGTGATTACATGAATTTAAACTTATATAAAAGTAAAGGTTTTTGAACTACTTAGATCTATCAGGTGATGTCGAccctgaaaattaattttatattaaaataaagtaacacctttctttttttttcataacagaTATAAAGGGACAAACATAATAATTActaaatttaattgaattactatatttaatcataattaagttatcaaataacttaattaactccttcacgaataaaaagaatttttatggCTACACTTTAGTTGACAACCCAAATCCCAGATACCAACACAAACAACCCGGAATAGAGCACCCACCCATCACACCGGGCAAACTAACACATTCTCACAAGTCCTATCAAATAGGAAAAATTGGTCAACACAAACCAGACCGATCAAATAGGGCAAACTGGTCAACACAATCCAGTCCCATCAAACATGGCAAACTGGTCAACACATAGGTAGGACTATTGTATAATTAGATAGTAAAAGAAATTTATCTAGCAATTCTCAATAGCATTTAAAAGAAGCGAGGTGTCAAGCACCTACCGGAAGTCTGAGGATGATACACAGGATTTTGTCTCGACGCTCCCTCGATTGCCTCTCCTGTAACAATAACCACCCATCAATTTCTCATGATGTAATTGATTTCTCAAACatttatcattttgttaattAAGTTACCTCaattagtttttcttaatttaaagaaaatacatgttttctttaaatttcattaacCATCTCATGACCTCAAGACAGTAATCAATCTGCCATGATTCCTACACATCATATTctgaaattaaaattcactataCAAATCTActatttctttattctttggtAGAATATACCATCCACATGGGTGGgaatttttgttgaaaatttaggTAATTAATGTACACATTACTCAACAATAATACCACATTGGTATTCATTATCAATCTCCATCAATTTATCATTTCCctaaaattgtcattttttgaCCAAAAAGGTTGATACGggttcaaattcttttttttaatcaatccaCTACCCATCATTAATTGGTGATAATAATACATCAAGATCAAGATTTCTAAACAATAATTCACCCCCCTAAAAATATTGGTATGGTCAGACCTCCCTCCTTTGAAATGGTggatttctctcttttttttttatagctagCGTGTGAATTTCCTTTTGAGGTACTTAACAACATTACTATATAAagaattaatatcattttttcaaCAACAATCTCCCTCTCCTAAAACCCCTAAAATGTCAAGAGGGAGACaaacttttctttcaattttcttaaattgaaatattaccCAGtactttttctattattattcatttaaacACTATTACCCAGtactttttctattattattcatttaaacACTAATCCATCATCAATTCACTCGAATTTTCCAATACCTATTTCAACACTTACATCATactaaaacatttcaaaatgCCAAACACATGAAAAACTATTTAATCAATGGTTATGGAGAAGCTGATCACCTTGAGTTTCAAAGGGTAATAGGAGATTTGAATATCAAAACTTCCTTTAACACACTTCTATTCCTCTCATCTTTCTCCTTGTTTTGTCATGACACCCCCTAGAGTAGggtctctttgatttttttttccttcaatttctcACCTTAATACCTTTCTATCTTGCTCTAATCCTTTAAAATCAACTTTGAATGAGGAGCTTCAGTGGATTTGTTTTGGGTGTTTTATCTCATAATTTCTCTTCCCTCTCTTGCCCTATGTCGgccattttaaaagaaataaggaCATTGTTCATGCTTTTATGGTGTGGATATTTGTCCCTATTTTCACTTTAGTTCTTGCACTTtcattatttatgtatttaaccCCATCTTTCTTTACTTCCATTCATTTAGTTTTAGTTGTCTAATTATTTgcattcatttcaattttaccctgcttgtattattttattttaaccctTCTAATTTAACTTGgtcatttcttgttttttttcaaaattttatcatATCTCTTgccatataaaattttttaccaatttttttttatcacaaccGCGACTATTGcgataattaaattttgttgagTTTTACAACTACAACCAGTATTTTGACTAGTAGAATGATTGTAAGTGAATTTAACTTGTGGTAATACAACATCTCAATATCTTCTTCACCAAACTTCTCAAAAAACTTCCCAAACTTCGATTAATGAATTTAGTTTTCCCATTAGTTTATATATGACAAGTAGTGCTAAATTAAAGATACCACCAAGTTTCCTTCAAAATGTATGCCAAAAAGGACTCATGAACTTGGAATCTCAATTTGAAGTTATTTTGGAATGTCATAAAGTCTAACAAac is a window encoding:
- the LOC133681959 gene encoding mitochondrial import receptor subunit TOM9-2, which codes for MASQSRRGGLSLPDRRGSSKQEPNILAKINNTQIVSKGKQAASDAVFVAKKLLKSTGKAAWIAGTTFLILAVPLIIEMDREQQLNELELQQQSLLGAPPVGPAPPK